The Chryseobacterium shigense genome segment TTTTTTGCCTTAATTATTATGATAAATCTCTGTTGCAAATATATAATAAATGAGATGTGACAAAAAAATATTTCAGGATTTTTTAAAATATTTTTTTTTCTTACATTTTGCCGGAATTATTTACTTTTTTCAAGCATAAAACTGAATTTAGTTCCTTCCAGATAGACACTTTCTACTGTAATATTTTCATTATGGGCTTCAAGGATATGCTTCACAATGGCCAATCCTAAACCGGAACCTCCTTCCCTTCTGCTTCTGCTGGTTTCCACACGGTAAAATCTTTCGAAGATTCTTGGCAGGGCTTCAGCTTTTATTCCCATTCCGTTATCTATAACCTCAATCAGAACTTTGTTTTTGAGAACACTGGTTTTTACGGCTACTTTTGCTTCCTGCCTGTTGGCATAATGAATGGCATTGGAGATTAAATTAATGAAAACCTGTGAAATTTTCTGTTTGTCGGCATCTACAAATATCTGCGGGTTAAGGGTCTGGATCTGCAAAGTAGCATTATGTTTCTCTGCCTCAAATTCAAGAAGTTCAAAAATTTCCTTGATTAAAAGATTGACATCAAATTTTGAAACTGCGATACTTATCTCCCCTGCTTCAAGCCTGTTGATCATATCAAGATCTGTAACGATTGCGATGAGTCTTTCTACAGATTTATCAATTCTTTCAAGGTATTTGTCGCGAATGGTAAGATTGTCTACTCCTCCGTCTCTGAGGGTTTCCACATATCCCTGAATGGAAAACAGTGGTGTTTTAAGCTCATGGGAAACATTTCCGATGTATTCTTTACGGTAACTTTCCATTTCTTTCATCATATCGATCTCTGTGACCTGCTGCTGGTTAAGATCTGAGAATCTTTCGCCAAGTTCCTTAATGGTAATATTTTCGTTATTGTCGTGAACAATTTCCTGGGGAAGCATCTGCGAAAGCCCGCGAACCTGCTTTTTTCCGTAATAGTTGAAAAGAAGCTCAAGAACCACATAATTGATCATAAAAATGAGGACCAGGCAGGTGAAAAGACCGATTTTGAAAAAAGGGGTCTGGTAATAGATATCCTTCAGTGAATCAAAAATGATTACTAAAAGAAACATCACCAGTGTCAGAAGACACGAGGCGACGAGTGTAAGTCTGTAAAATTTCAATTTTACAAGTTTTTATAGGTTTATGTAAAGATAGGAATTTAAGTTATTAAACGATAAGCTTATAACCGATTCCTTTCAGTGTCTGGATGGTATTGATTCCCAGTTTTTCTCTCAGTCTTCTGATATGTACATCGATGGTTCTTTCTCCTACAATCACATCGTTACCCCATACTTTTTCCAGAATTTCTTCTCTTTTGAATACTTTTTCCGTGTTTGAAGCCAGAAGATAAAGCAAATCGAATTCTTTTTTAGGAAGAAGGAACTGCTGTCCGCTTTTGGAAACCCTGAAATTGTCTTTGTCGATTACCAGATCTCCGATCTCAATAAGTTTAGCATTATCTGAAACCTGAGAAGTAAGCTGCAGCAAGGCGTTTACTTTAGAGATAAGAATTTTCGGTTTGATCAGCTTTACAATATAGTCGTTGGCTCCGGCCTGAAATCCTGCCAACTGGGAGAATTCTTCGCTTCTTGCGGAAAGAAATACAATAAGTGTTTTCTGCAGTTCTTTTACTTTACGAAGTTCCTGACAGGTTTCTATACCATCTTTCTCCGGCATCATAACATCTAACAGGATAAGATCCGGGATGATCTCTTTGGCTTTGTCTATACCTTCGTTACCGTTTGTGGCTGTATAGATATCGTAGCCTTCTTTTTCCAGGTTGTAAGACAGAATCTCTAAAATATCCAGTTCATCGTCTATTAAGAGTATTTTCTTTTGGTTCATTTTAAATTTTTACTGAGTCAAAGTTAATAAATTTTAAAGCACAGATGAACAAATGTATTATCGTTCACATAAAGTTAACAATAATATTCTTTTCTTAATGTTTAGTTAAAAAAAAATTAAAATTCACTAAACCACTTACCCCACTAATCTTTTATTCCTTTGCACCGAAAGAATCTAGTAAATAAAGTAAGTAAGATAATGAAAATTAATAAACTTAGCATTGCAGTCGTATTTTTATCCGGATCAATGTTTTACGCTCAGGAAACGAAGCAGGACACGATCATCAAGGAGAAAAAAATTGATGGTGTAGTTATCCAGGGAAGCAGCAACAAGAAAACTGAAACTGCAGTATTGGGAGAACAGAAAAAAGCGGTTATTCAAAAGCAGGCTGTAAGTGCTGAAGAGATTTCCAGAAAAGGGATTTCCAACGTGGAGCAGGGACTTACGAAAGTAACAGGAATTACGACGGTAGAAGGCAGAGGACTTTTCGTAAGGGGACTTGAGGAACGATACAATTATTTATTGATTAACGGTCTTGGTTCGCCATCCAATAACCCATTCCAAAAGATCATTGCCCTGAAGCAGTTCCCTACGGATGTAGTTGGAAAATTAAATATCTACAAGACGTTCAATTCCAATCTTTACGGGGATTTTGCAGGAGCTACGTTTGATATTGAAACGCTTACGATTGACAAAGCTTTTTCAAAAATAGAATTCAGTATAGGAGTAAATACCTTAAGTACATTCAGAAATAATTTTAAAGTAGCTGAGGGTGCAGACGGAATGAACGGATATCTGGGACTTAACTCCAGAGACAGAAGACTTCCTGATGAAATCAGAAATGCAAGACCGGATAACTATAAATTTACTCCGGACCAGTCTTTAAATTCATTCAAGGATTCATGGAATGTGGATAATGTAAAATCAATGCCTAATACAAGCATCGGGTTTACAACTGCACAGAAAGTGAAAATGGGTGAAACCGGGAATTTGGGTATTCTATTCTCTTTGAACCAGGGAAGCAAATTTGAATATAAGGATGGTGACAATAACCAGTTCAAAGGACAGGGAAAAGGCTCATTCATCGAAAACATGAATTTTCTTAACCGTAAACAATACAATTACGAGATAGAATCTTCAGTTTTATTAGGTTTAGGATATAAGAACAAAGGAACAAATGTTAACCTAAATGCTATTTATTTACAGAATGTCAATAATATCATAGAAGATAATTATGGTTACAAAGACGGACAGGTTCTTAACAAGACTACTTTCTTCAGAACCAATCAATTAGATGTTTCAAGATTTTTAGATTTACAGTTAACTGCATCTCAGAAAATAAATGAAAGGCATCAGCTAAAAGCCGGAGCCAGCTATGTAATCAATAATTATCAGCAGCCGGACAGAAAAATCATAGAGGGTAACCGTATTGATCCTACTACAGGAACTTTTCTTTCAGGCAGTAATATTGCAATGCGTTATGGTGGAAACAACATTATCCGCCAGTACCTGGATGTAGATTCCAGATTCTATGGTTCAGCGTTCGCAGAATATCAATTGGCTTTAGGAGAAAAAGGGGACAGAAAAGATTTCCCAATTCAGATTGCATTGGGGTATAACGGGTTTTCAGATTTCAGAAAAACTTCTTACCGATTTATTTTCGGACGTACTGCTACTTCTTCAAACTCTTTTGTTATTAATGTTGATACTCCTCAGGATACCTTTAATGCATCTCTAAGAAATGGAGATTTATATTACCAGGAAGGATCTGATATTTCACAGTTTTATTCAAGCTTCTACCAGATCATCAACGGAGGATATGCCAACGTGAATTTAAAGCCTAATGATTCCTGGGATATCTTATTGGGAGCAAGGTATGAAAATGACATGACTCTGATCCGTTATTCAGAACAAAGTGCAGAAACTAAAATAGATTTAGATAAGAACAAGAACTTCTTCCTGCCGTCATTATCGGTAAAAAAGGCTCTTAACAATAAAAACAATTTAAGATTCTCTTTCAGCAAGACCGTTACACGTCCTATCCTTATCGAGACTATGCCTATTACATACATCAATCCGGATAACGTAAATATTGTCGGTAATCCTGAAATTAAGAACAGTGAAAACTACAATTTCGATCTGAAATGGGAATATTTCCCAACCAATAAGGAGATGTTTGCTGTAAACCTGTTTGCAAAAAGAATCGACAACGCTATTGAACGTTCATTAGTAGCTTCAGGAAATGCAACAGGTTCCACCATTACTTTCTTCAATGCCAAAAAAGCAGATTTATTCGGGATAGAACTGGAAGGAATTTTAAGTCTGGGCAGAATATCAGAGTCTTTAAGAAGCTTTACTCTGGGAGCTAATGCCACTATCATGCATTCCAACGTAGAAAGAAGCCAGGACCAGTTAAATATGGAAAGACCTGACTGGTTCGATCAGACAGGAGAAACATTACGCAAAAGAGGTTTACAGGGAGCGGCTCCTTACACCATCAATGCCGATTTAAAGTATGAACTGAAAAATCGCAACAATTTAGCCCATACATTCTCACTTGTTTACAATGTGTCAGGAAGCAAAATTTATGCAACGGGAGGAGCAGGCACTGACAATTATTATGAAAAACCATTCAACCAGATAGATTTTGTATACCAGGGGCAATTAACGAAAAACTGGAATGTAAAATTTGCAGTACAGAATATTTTAGACAGCAAGTACAAAATTCTAATAGGTGACAAAAATTATCTGCCTACCAATTTCGAGCAAGGTAATAATACACTTACAAATTACTACAGAGGTACTACATTCAACCTTACTGTAGGATATACATTCTAAAACAATTTAATAAAAAATAAAAATAAAGTATAAAATGAAAAGAAGAGTTTTATCATTACTATCGTTAACAACAGTGTTAACATTGGCCTTAAATTCATGTACTATCGATGTAAATGATGGCCTGGGAGAAGGTACGGTTACTACTCCTACCACTCCGGGAACCACTGAAAGTGTACTAAGCGGAAGCGGAACATTATCAGGAACTATTTCAAAAGATCTCCTTATCAAAAAAGGAAACTATACATTAGACGGAATTGTAAAAATTACAAATAATGCCACCATCACTATTGAAGCGGGTGCTACTTTCAATGTAGTAACTTCCAAAACAAGTGGTCTGGTAATTCTTCAGGACGGAAAAATCAATGCCGTAGGTACAGCTTCTGAGCCTATTGTATTCACTACTTCCACTAAAACTCCTGGTGACTGGGGCGGTATCACAATTTATGGAAATGCTCCGATCAAAGCAATCAACGGAAATGTACAGGCTCTTTCTGAGGATGGAAACAACGTTTATTACGGAGGAAGTGATGCCAATTCAAACTCAGGAACCATGAAGTTCGTAAGAGTGGAATACGCAGGTAAAAAGATCGGTGACGGTACTTCTGAAACCAACTCTATGACATTTTATGCCGTAGGAGCAGGAACAACTTTGGAGAATCTTGTAACGTATAAAGGAACAGATGACGGTTATGAATTCTTCGGAGGTACAGTAAGTGCGAAAAATATCGTTTCTTACGGGAACTATGATGATTCTTTCGACTGGCAGGATGCATGGAGCGGACAGAACAATACAAACTGGTATGCTTTCCAGACAGGTACAGGTAACTTCGGAATGGAAATCGAGTCTTCGGGTAATGCTGATAATACGGCACCGAAAATATCAAACATCACATTAATCAGAGACGCAAACACGCTTCCTGAAACTGCCAATTCTCCAGAAATTACTGCAATCCAGTTCAAAAAGCAGGGAACAGGGATTTTCTCAAACGTTTACATCAGCGGTTATAAAAATATCGGTACTCAGAAAGCTTATTCTGTACTAATCCAGGATGCAGCTACGGAAACAAGCCAGGTAAATACAGGAAAAGTAGTGGTTGCTCCTCTTACTTACTTAAACTCTGACAATCCAGGTGTTTGGGGATATGCATTTACTCCGAACGGTGGAAAAACATTCACCAATACTGCTACCGTTACCAAAGTAGCTTTAACTCCAGGAGCTTGGGCTACAGTAGATGGGGTAAACCTTTTAGCAGGACTGCAATAAGTAACTAGTTTCTTCATATCAAATTTTAAGGGCCATCAGGAATTTTTCTGGTGGCTTTTTGATTGCTCAGGTTATTTCATTCCAAATAAGTTTGCTTAAAAAATGAAAGGTTTTCAAAGAACTTAAGTGTAAAAAAACTTTTGGCTCTTGTGGTTAAAATAAAAAAGACCGGATTATAAATCCAGTCCTATATATTTTATCTGTTTAATCTTTTAAAAATAATCAAAATTTCTTACAGCTTCAAGTGTCATATCAATTTCCCTATCTCTGATTGCATCACTGATGAAATAGGTTTCATAGCCGCTTGGCGGAAGATATATTCCATTCTGAAGCATCTGGTGGAAAAAGTTATTGAATAAAGAATGATTGGACTCCGCTGCCTCATCAAAATTGGAAACCCTGTTGGTATGGAAAAACACAGACATCATGGATCCTTTTCTGTTGATTTTATGAGCAATTCCTTTTTCATTCAGGATTTTCCCAATTCCAAAATCCAGTGTTTCCGTTGTTTTATTAATTCTGTTAAAGAACTCTGGATCATTTTTAATAAGCTGTAATGTTTTCAATCCTGCTCTCATAGCCAGTGGATTTCCGCTTAATGTTCCTGCCTGGTAAACCCCACCTTTTGGAGCTAAATGATCCATAATTTCATTTCTGCCGGCGAAAGCACCCACCGGAAGACCTCCGCCGATCACTTTTCCGTAAGTCACTAGGTCAGCTTTTACATTGTACAATTCCTGAGCACCTCCGAAAGCCAGTCTGAAACCGGTCATTACCTCATCAAAAATCAATAAAGCTCCGTTTTCATCACAGATTTTTCTCAGGTTTTGAAGGAAATTATTTTCAGGAAGCACACAGCCCATATTTCCGGCAACCGGCTCAATAATAACCGCTGCAATTTCTCCCTGGTTGTGACGGAACAGATCTTCTACCTGCTCAAAATCATTATAACGGGCCAGAAGGGTATCTTTAGCCGTTCCTTCTGTTACTCCCGGAGAATTCGGGTTTCCAAAGGTGGCGGCACCGCTTCCCGCTTTGATCAGAAATGAATCTGAATGACCGTGATAACAGCCTTCAAATTTAACGATCTTATCTCTTTTTGTAAATCCTCTCGCCAGTCTTACAGCGCTCATACAGGCTTCCGTACCTGAAGAAACCATTCTGATCTGGTCTATATTGGGAACGTTTTCTACGATGAATTTTGCAATTTCTGTTTCCAGTTCTGTTGGAGCTCCGAAAGAAAAGCCTTTTTCAGCCTGCAGCTTCAGTTCTTCCAAAACTTCAGGATGGGTATGTCCCAAAATAGCAGGGCCCCATGAGTTGATATAATCGATGTAAGTATTATCGTCCGCATCGGTAAGATAAGCCCCTTTAGCAGATTTCATAAAAACAGGAACTCCTCCCACGGATTTGAATGCACGGACCGGCGAATTTACTCCTCCCGGAATGTATTTGTAGGCTTCATCAAATAAAGCCGAACTTCTTTGGTATTTCATATTTCAGTTAAGAGTTGAAGGTTCGTAGCTGACAGACAGTTATCTGAAAGCAGGAAACCTGCAGCAAAAATTAATTTCTGGGTTTTTTATCAATTAAATAAATCAGCTGGCCGGCAGAAGGTTTCTGTCCTTCATCCATCCTGTTTTTTGCGTATAATTTATTTAGCTTGATTCCGAATTTCTGGGCAATATCGTGCATATCTTCACCGGATTCGGCTTTATAGGTAGCGGTAGTTCCTTCAGAATTTTTGGATTCCAGAAAAACAATATCGTTTTTCTTTAAAACATCACTGTTAAGTTCATTCCACTTAGCCAACCTGCTTTCGCTTATTCTGAATTTATCTGCAATGAATTTAACGGTAGTATCTTCAGGAATAACGATATATTTTAAGCCTTCGTTCGGGTGGCTTTTGATAAGAATGGAGTTCAGGATTTCAGCCTTTGTTTTGATTCTTTCAACTCTTTTCTGCTGCTGGGCATAAGAGGTCTGTTTATAAGGAACTTCTACAGTTACAGGATCTTTGGCCTTTTTAACCATCATTTTGGAGGGCTCCAATTGTGCCATGAAAGTTCCGTCGTCTTTCAGATCCGGATACATTTTAAGAACGGCATACAGTACTTCTTTGGAATTGGTATTGTCATACTCATAAAGTTTGTATCTTTCAATTTTCCCGATCAGTATCGATGCATATCGGGGATTGGTTGCATATCCTGCTTTTTTAAGTCCGTAGGCCCACGCTCTGTAATCTTTCATGTCAAGATTAAAAAGATTTGCGTAGTATTTTCTTGTGGATAAAAAGATGGAATGGTCTTCGTAAGACTGTCTGGGATCGTCATACACACGGAAACATTCATTGGGAGCATCATCCGTATGCTTCATGGTTTTTCCGGTCCAGTCTTCCTTACATTTTATTCCGAAGTGATTTCTGCCTTCCTGAGCCAGCCTGCTCTGCCCGCCACCTGTTTCCAGGAGTCCCTGGGCTAATGTAATAGAAGCCGGAATTTTGTATTTTTCCATTTCTTCTACCGCATATTTAGCGAATTTTTGAATGTACTGGTCTTCAGTAGCCCAAGCCTGGGCTGAGAATTTTGATAAAACTAAAAGGCTTACGATTGAGAAAAGTCTTTTCATGTTTTTCAATTTTACTTATATAATTAAATTTCTATTCTGTTTTTCCAAAAGCAGATTAGCTCCTTCAATTCCCTGCAGTCCGCCGGTATGAAAGCACAAAACCTTACTGTTCTCAGGGAAATATCCTTCATCTATCAGTTCAAAAACTTTCTGCATCATTTTTCCTGTATACACCGGTTCCAAAGGAATCCCGTATTTCTCTTTAAAATCATTGATAAAACGGATGTTTTCATCTTTTATTTTACCATAACCTCCAAAACATGAATCTATTAGATTAAAATTCTGCCTTGAAGTTAATTCTAAGATTTTATTCTCCAGTGAATCATCGTCAACTACCTTAAATCCTATAACTTCCTGATGCTCTTCACAAAATTTTGCAATTCCGGCAACCGTTCCTCCGGTTCCTACTGCGGTGCAAAGATAATCAAAATCTTTTGTTTGGTCATTGAGCATCATTTTAACACCTTCCACGGCATCTTCATTGGTCCCTCCTTCCGGAACAATTAATGCATCCGGGAACTCTTTATGAAGAAATTCTGTTAATTTTTCTTTATGCCTATATTCTTCACGGGTTACAAATTTCAGGTTCATCCCGTTTCTTTTTGCTAAAAGAAGTGTTGGATTATCCCGCCATTTGTTCTCCAGTTCTTCTCCTCTGATGATTCCCAATGTAGAAATGCCGGACAGGTTTCCCACAGCAGAAACGGCAGCAATATGATTGGAAAATGCTCCTCCGAAAGTAATAATATAAGGATTTTCAGGGGCTTTCTCCAGGTAACTGTTAATATTGTAAAACAGCTTCCAGTATTTATTTCCTGAGATTTGGGGATGGATAAGGTCTTCTCTTTTAATAAAGAGTTTTATATTTTTATGAATGGGTATTTCCTGAATGGGAACAGGTTCTGCCGGAGCTTGTAATAGCATTTCTATGGTTTAACTATTATCTGCAAAATTAGTAAAAGATTTGTTTTTATGAATTGTATTGATTAATGATAAATCAACTGACAGGAGAAATTTAGATTTGACCACAGATTGCACGGATTTACACAGATGTTTGAGTGATAATTGTACGTGATTTCCGGAGAATATTCTAGATTGTTTGTTAAAATATCTGAAATGTGTGTAACAGTTTTGGCTAAAGCCTGGGAATTTTATTTTTTATAAGTGGGCTAAAGCCCACTCCTATTGAATATTAGTAAGAATCTTTTAATCTTTTAATCTTTTAATCTTTTAATCTTTTAATCTTTTAATCTTTTAATCTTTTAATCTTTTAATCTTTTAATCTTTTAATCTTTTAATCTCTACAAATATTTCCTGAAATTCCAGAATTTTCTTCTCTTCAGATAATTCAGATTGTTTTCATTTGCGTAAGCTTCCCGTTCAAATGAGATCTTTTT includes the following:
- a CDS encoding TonB-dependent receptor plug domain-containing protein — its product is MKINKLSIAVVFLSGSMFYAQETKQDTIIKEKKIDGVVIQGSSNKKTETAVLGEQKKAVIQKQAVSAEEISRKGISNVEQGLTKVTGITTVEGRGLFVRGLEERYNYLLINGLGSPSNNPFQKIIALKQFPTDVVGKLNIYKTFNSNLYGDFAGATFDIETLTIDKAFSKIEFSIGVNTLSTFRNNFKVAEGADGMNGYLGLNSRDRRLPDEIRNARPDNYKFTPDQSLNSFKDSWNVDNVKSMPNTSIGFTTAQKVKMGETGNLGILFSLNQGSKFEYKDGDNNQFKGQGKGSFIENMNFLNRKQYNYEIESSVLLGLGYKNKGTNVNLNAIYLQNVNNIIEDNYGYKDGQVLNKTTFFRTNQLDVSRFLDLQLTASQKINERHQLKAGASYVINNYQQPDRKIIEGNRIDPTTGTFLSGSNIAMRYGGNNIIRQYLDVDSRFYGSAFAEYQLALGEKGDRKDFPIQIALGYNGFSDFRKTSYRFIFGRTATSSNSFVINVDTPQDTFNASLRNGDLYYQEGSDISQFYSSFYQIINGGYANVNLKPNDSWDILLGARYENDMTLIRYSEQSAETKIDLDKNKNFFLPSLSVKKALNNKNNLRFSFSKTVTRPILIETMPITYINPDNVNIVGNPEIKNSENYNFDLKWEYFPTNKEMFAVNLFAKRIDNAIERSLVASGNATGSTITFFNAKKADLFGIELEGILSLGRISESLRSFTLGANATIMHSNVERSQDQLNMERPDWFDQTGETLRKRGLQGAAPYTINADLKYELKNRNNLAHTFSLVYNVSGSKIYATGGAGTDNYYEKPFNQIDFVYQGQLTKNWNVKFAVQNILDSKYKILIGDKNYLPTNFEQGNNTLTNYYRGTTFNLTVGYTF
- a CDS encoding glucosaminidase domain-containing protein is translated as MKRLFSIVSLLVLSKFSAQAWATEDQYIQKFAKYAVEEMEKYKIPASITLAQGLLETGGGQSRLAQEGRNHFGIKCKEDWTGKTMKHTDDAPNECFRVYDDPRQSYEDHSIFLSTRKYYANLFNLDMKDYRAWAYGLKKAGYATNPRYASILIGKIERYKLYEYDNTNSKEVLYAVLKMYPDLKDDGTFMAQLEPSKMMVKKAKDPVTVEVPYKQTSYAQQQKRVERIKTKAEILNSILIKSHPNEGLKYIVIPEDTTVKFIADKFRISESRLAKWNELNSDVLKKNDIVFLESKNSEGTTATYKAESGEDMHDIAQKFGIKLNKLYAKNRMDEGQKPSAGQLIYLIDKKPRN
- the hemL gene encoding glutamate-1-semialdehyde 2,1-aminomutase, which translates into the protein MKYQRSSALFDEAYKYIPGGVNSPVRAFKSVGGVPVFMKSAKGAYLTDADDNTYIDYINSWGPAILGHTHPEVLEELKLQAEKGFSFGAPTELETEIAKFIVENVPNIDQIRMVSSGTEACMSAVRLARGFTKRDKIVKFEGCYHGHSDSFLIKAGSGAATFGNPNSPGVTEGTAKDTLLARYNDFEQVEDLFRHNQGEIAAVIIEPVAGNMGCVLPENNFLQNLRKICDENGALLIFDEVMTGFRLAFGGAQELYNVKADLVTYGKVIGGGLPVGAFAGRNEIMDHLAPKGGVYQAGTLSGNPLAMRAGLKTLQLIKNDPEFFNRINKTTETLDFGIGKILNEKGIAHKINRKGSMMSVFFHTNRVSNFDEAAESNHSLFNNFFHQMLQNGIYLPPSGYETYFISDAIRDREIDMTLEAVRNFDYF
- a CDS encoding 1-aminocyclopropane-1-carboxylate deaminase/D-cysteine desulfhydrase, whose translation is MLLQAPAEPVPIQEIPIHKNIKLFIKREDLIHPQISGNKYWKLFYNINSYLEKAPENPYIITFGGAFSNHIAAVSAVGNLSGISTLGIIRGEELENKWRDNPTLLLAKRNGMNLKFVTREEYRHKEKLTEFLHKEFPDALIVPEGGTNEDAVEGVKMMLNDQTKDFDYLCTAVGTGGTVAGIAKFCEEHQEVIGFKVVDDDSLENKILELTSRQNFNLIDSCFGGYGKIKDENIRFINDFKEKYGIPLEPVYTGKMMQKVFELIDEGYFPENSKVLCFHTGGLQGIEGANLLLEKQNRNLII
- a CDS encoding response regulator transcription factor, which translates into the protein MNQKKILLIDDELDILEILSYNLEKEGYDIYTATNGNEGIDKAKEIIPDLILLDVMMPEKDGIETCQELRKVKELQKTLIVFLSARSEEFSQLAGFQAGANDYIVKLIKPKILISKVNALLQLTSQVSDNAKLIEIGDLVIDKDNFRVSKSGQQFLLPKKEFDLLYLLASNTEKVFKREEILEKVWGNDVIVGERTIDVHIRRLREKLGINTIQTLKGIGYKLIV
- a CDS encoding sensor histidine kinase; translated protein: MKFYRLTLVASCLLTLVMFLLVIIFDSLKDIYYQTPFFKIGLFTCLVLIFMINYVVLELLFNYYGKKQVRGLSQMLPQEIVHDNNENITIKELGERFSDLNQQQVTEIDMMKEMESYRKEYIGNVSHELKTPLFSIQGYVETLRDGGVDNLTIRDKYLERIDKSVERLIAIVTDLDMINRLEAGEISIAVSKFDVNLLIKEIFELLEFEAEKHNATLQIQTLNPQIFVDADKQKISQVFINLISNAIHYANRQEAKVAVKTSVLKNKVLIEVIDNGMGIKAEALPRIFERFYRVETSRSRREGGSGLGLAIVKHILEAHNENITVESVYLEGTKFSFMLEKSK